Proteins encoded by one window of bacterium:
- a CDS encoding Gfo/Idh/MocA family oxidoreductase — protein MSGNSPFDFACGATGRRQFIRTLGAAGLGLAATGSGLFGAAGPVPAVMGAAPAARLDPAAPLRIGMIGDEGHTYEIFNALPKIPGAQIAAHAFEDGDWEYNADGSPRRGGAYDLDARRKWCAGQSWHHDKLKVYETYQEMLDKEKLDIAVVCLPYVRNAYASAAAAAHGVNVLCEKPVAVNNADLDMLEAAVKKSGVRLSALFSMRFAPTIYTLRGTVQAGSVGKVALASAQKSYKWGEERPWFYKQADIYGSTILWVAIHAIDFMRWSTGLEVKKVEAMHGNLAHPDYPGCQDYAVLNLQFEGGAAAAMTADYLRPETAPTHGDDRLRVIGSGGVVETKDLDTRVELITTAAKPVDLPLAEPPMLFADFVAELRGQGTHLIGPDEAVRVTRICIAATQSAREGKIIEV, from the coding sequence ATGTCCGGCAACAGCCCGTTCGACTTCGCTTGCGGCGCCACCGGCCGCCGTCAGTTCATCCGCACCCTGGGCGCGGCCGGCCTGGGCCTGGCCGCCACCGGCTCCGGCCTGTTCGGGGCTGCCGGCCCGGTCCCGGCGGTGATGGGAGCCGCCCCGGCCGCCCGTCTGGACCCGGCCGCCCCGCTGCGGATCGGCATGATCGGCGATGAGGGCCACACCTATGAGATATTCAACGCCCTGCCCAAGATACCGGGGGCGCAGATTGCGGCCCACGCGTTCGAGGACGGCGACTGGGAGTACAACGCGGACGGCAGCCCGCGCCGCGGCGGGGCCTACGATCTGGACGCCAGGCGCAAGTGGTGCGCCGGACAGAGCTGGCACCACGACAAGCTTAAGGTCTACGAAACCTACCAGGAGATGCTGGACAAGGAAAAGCTGGACATCGCCGTGGTCTGCCTGCCCTATGTGCGCAACGCCTACGCCTCGGCCGCGGCGGCGGCCCACGGGGTGAACGTGCTGTGCGAAAAGCCGGTGGCGGTCAACAACGCCGATCTGGACATGCTGGAGGCGGCGGTGAAAAAGAGCGGCGTGCGTCTGTCAGCTCTTTTCAGCATGCGTTTCGCCCCCACGATCTACACCCTGCGCGGCACCGTGCAGGCCGGCTCGGTGGGCAAGGTGGCCCTGGCCTCGGCCCAGAAATCCTACAAGTGGGGCGAGGAACGGCCCTGGTTCTACAAGCAGGCCGACATTTACGGCAGCACGATCCTCTGGGTGGCGATCCACGCCATCGATTTCATGCGCTGGTCGACCGGCCTGGAGGTGAAAAAGGTCGAGGCCATGCATGGCAACCTGGCGCACCCGGATTATCCCGGCTGCCAGGATTACGCCGTGTTAAACCTCCAGTTCGAGGGTGGCGCCGCCGCCGCCATGACCGCCGACTACCTGCGTCCTGAAACCGCCCCCACCCACGGCGATGACCGTCTGCGGGTGATCGGCTCGGGCGGCGTTGTCGAGACCAAGGACCTGGACACGCGGGTGGAGCTTATCACCACCGCAGCCAAGCCGGTCGACCTGCCCCTGGCCGAGCCGCCCATGCTGTTCGCCGATTTCGTGGCCGAGCTGCGCGGCCAGGGCACGCACCTGATCGGGCCGGACGAGGCGGTGCGGGTGACACGTATCTGCATCGCGGCCACGCAGAGCGCGCGCGAGGGGAAAATTATCGAAGTCTGA
- a CDS encoding FAD:protein FMN transferase translates to MKLHQGNPDRQDGVELENAELEYYEGLERAMGTVIRLHAFYPHGERAWMYALADSLFDTVLADDHRLSIYKADSPLSRLNRAAGGEPVVLDPDTFELLAACVGWWKLTGGLFDITAGALMKKHGFHQGAALPKEDGPLDADSLRALIGCDKLELNRERLTARLARPGMLIDLGGVAKGWSVEAQARMLSQAGLKDFVISAGTSTVAARGAPPGEAAWPMELEGLDDHSPAHSLSLTDCAVSVSGNFRNTISGAGGKVLRHIMNPLTLEPVEEIRQVIVSGPDAAECEALSTAFLIQGAESGVFSLEARDDIGLSILKSEGR, encoded by the coding sequence TTGAAACTTCATCAGGGCAACCCGGACCGGCAGGACGGTGTAGAACTGGAAAACGCCGAGCTTGAATACTACGAGGGCCTGGAGCGGGCCATGGGCACCGTCATCCGCCTGCACGCTTTCTACCCCCACGGGGAGCGGGCCTGGATGTACGCCCTGGCCGACAGCCTGTTCGACACAGTGCTGGCCGATGACCACCGCCTGAGCATCTACAAGGCCGACAGCCCGCTGAGCCGTCTGAACCGCGCCGCCGGGGGCGAACCGGTGGTCCTGGACCCCGACACGTTCGAGCTGCTCGCGGCCTGCGTCGGCTGGTGGAAGCTCACCGGGGGGCTGTTCGACATCACCGCCGGCGCGCTGATGAAAAAGCACGGGTTCCACCAGGGAGCCGCCCTGCCGAAGGAAGATGGCCCGCTGGACGCCGACTCCCTGCGCGCGCTGATCGGCTGCGACAAGCTGGAGCTAAACCGGGAGCGCCTCACCGCGCGCCTGGCCCGCCCTGGGATGCTGATCGACCTGGGCGGCGTGGCCAAGGGCTGGAGTGTCGAGGCCCAGGCCCGCATGCTGAGCCAGGCCGGCCTGAAAGATTTCGTGATCTCGGCCGGGACCAGCACCGTGGCGGCCCGCGGCGCCCCCCCGGGCGAGGCCGCCTGGCCCATGGAGCTGGAGGGCCTGGATGACCACTCCCCTGCGCACAGCCTCAGCCTCACCGACTGCGCAGTCTCGGTCTCGGGCAATTTCCGCAATACTATCAGCGGCGCGGGAGGAAAGGTGTTGCGACACATCATGAACCCGCTCACTCTGGAGCCGGTTGAGGAAATACGCCAGGTGATAGTGAGCGGGCCGGATGCCGCCGAGTGCGAGGCGCTCTCCACGGCGTTCCTCATCCAGGGAGCGGAAAGCGGCGTGTTCTCGCTCGAGGCGCGCGACGATATCGGCCTCAGCATCCTAAAGTCCGAAGGGCGATGA
- a CDS encoding NAD-dependent epimerase/dehydratase family protein: MRILLTGASGYLGSRILNQLLEHTGHEIAALVRPGRERALPRHARVVPVAGDITDPTSLRLALKSCRAAVHAAAKVSTWARDPAEFDRVNVKGAFNVLRAAGEAGLDKVLYVSSFLALGSSAGTPLDEDSPHLRQSHFNDYERTKYAANIQAQELAQAGLPLVTLYPAVIYGPGPFTAGNLISNLVRDHLRGRLPARIGHGRQRWNFVYVEDVAAGVRLALERGKPGRNYILGGENVSLGQFFAALATASGQPAPRLAVPFWAARLIGWAEERLATLSGRMPQLTRGVVDIFRRDWEFDSSRAVHELGYSARPLSEGLELTVRWLRESIPDLEGQSGRKAAP, encoded by the coding sequence ATGCGAATCCTGCTGACCGGGGCGAGCGGCTATCTCGGCAGCCGCATCCTGAACCAGCTCCTCGAGCACACCGGCCATGAAATTGCGGCCCTGGTGCGCCCGGGGCGTGAGCGCGCCCTGCCCCGGCACGCACGTGTGGTCCCGGTCGCGGGGGACATAACCGACCCAACCTCGTTACGCCTGGCGCTCAAGAGCTGCCGGGCGGCGGTCCACGCCGCGGCCAAGGTGTCCACCTGGGCGCGCGACCCGGCCGAGTTCGACCGGGTGAACGTCAAGGGTGCGTTCAATGTCCTGCGCGCCGCGGGCGAGGCCGGGCTGGACAAGGTCCTCTACGTCTCCTCGTTCCTGGCCCTGGGCTCCTCCGCCGGCACGCCGCTGGATGAGGACAGCCCGCACCTGCGCCAGTCACATTTCAACGACTACGAGCGGACGAAATACGCCGCCAATATTCAGGCCCAGGAGCTGGCCCAGGCCGGGCTGCCGCTGGTCACGCTCTACCCGGCGGTGATCTACGGCCCGGGGCCGTTCACCGCGGGCAACCTGATCTCGAACCTCGTGCGCGACCACCTTCGGGGCCGTCTGCCGGCGCGGATCGGCCACGGCCGTCAGCGCTGGAATTTCGTCTACGTTGAGGATGTCGCCGCCGGGGTGCGCCTGGCCCTGGAGCGTGGCAAGCCCGGCCGGAACTATATCCTGGGGGGCGAGAACGTGAGCCTGGGGCAGTTTTTCGCCGCTCTGGCAACGGCGAGCGGACAGCCTGCCCCGCGGCTGGCCGTGCCTTTCTGGGCCGCCCGCCTGATCGGCTGGGCCGAGGAGCGCCTGGCCACGCTGAGCGGGCGCATGCCGCAGCTCACCCGTGGCGTGGTGGACATTTTCCGCCGCGACTGGGAATTCGACTCCTCCCGCGCCGTGCATGAACTGGGCTACAGTGCCCGCCCCTTAAGCGAAGGCCTGGAGCTGACCGTGCGCTGGTTGCGGGAGTCCATCCCGGACTTAGAGGGCCAGAGCGGGCGAAAGGCGGCCCCATGA
- a CDS encoding DUF92 domain-containing protein, whose product MFLSSHPLIEALAVPLVFGGAAYALGTVSRSGLIGGVVIGALVYGCSGLGGFAVLGVFFVLASGLTRLGYNVKAARGIAQSGHGRRGARHALANCAVGTLLAIMYKITHGSPLVGALLTASFATAAADTAGTEFGSLYGRRAFLAASLRPVPPGTPGAVSVEGTAAALVAAVAVALTGLTTGLFSGAALWASAAGSAFAAAYAESLIGSFPGLERALGNEWLNVLNTALGALLCLIAARVAGLPG is encoded by the coding sequence ATGTTCCTGTCCTCCCATCCACTCATCGAGGCGCTCGCGGTCCCCCTGGTTTTCGGGGGCGCGGCCTACGCCCTGGGCACGGTCAGCCGGAGCGGACTGATCGGCGGGGTGGTTATCGGCGCTCTGGTCTACGGCTGCTCCGGGCTGGGCGGTTTTGCCGTGCTGGGTGTATTTTTCGTGCTGGCGAGCGGCCTCACCCGCCTGGGCTACAATGTCAAGGCGGCGCGGGGGATCGCCCAGAGCGGCCATGGGCGGCGCGGGGCGCGTCACGCCCTGGCCAACTGCGCCGTGGGCACGCTGCTTGCTATAATGTATAAAATCACGCACGGCTCGCCCCTGGTGGGGGCGCTGCTCACCGCCTCGTTCGCCACCGCCGCGGCCGACACCGCTGGCACCGAGTTCGGCTCGCTCTACGGCCGGCGCGCGTTCCTGGCCGCGAGCCTGAGGCCGGTGCCGCCCGGCACTCCCGGCGCGGTCTCGGTCGAGGGCACGGCGGCGGCTCTGGTCGCAGCGGTGGCAGTGGCGCTAACCGGGCTGACAACCGGACTTTTCAGCGGGGCGGCGCTCTGGGCCTCGGCCGCTGGGAGCGCTTTCGCCGCGGCCTACGCGGAAAGCCTCATCGGCTCGTTCCCGGGCCTGGAGCGCGCCCTGGGCAACGAGTGGCTCAACGTGCTCAACACCGCTCTGGGAGCGCTGCTATGCCTCATCGCGGCCCGAGTTGCCGGATTACCCGGCTGA
- a CDS encoding UbiA family prenyltransferase encodes METLARYFKFTRPFTLLPPMLGMLSGALTAVGAGAHRAGQPFLAHLAALGAGQTVIFILLGGTMAAVLNAASNVLNQITDLQNDRVNKPERMIPSGRISVGAAALYSAFLYAAALWLAWLVAPGGRRECFTLVAVAAALTYVYSARPFRTKRHWLLANLTIAVPRGWLLKVAGWSSVAAIAGDIEPWYIGGIFFLFLLGSASTKDYSDMAGDKAAGCITLPLRFGVRASAWMIAPSFVVPWLMMPLGIVVTRPGGGPILSGNPYVLVALGFWLALYGAYTAWLILRDPESLAATENHPSWTNMYRLMMMAQVGFAVAYIV; translated from the coding sequence ATGGAAACCCTGGCGCGCTATTTCAAGTTCACCCGGCCTTTCACCCTTCTGCCGCCCATGCTGGGCATGCTGAGCGGCGCCCTGACCGCGGTGGGGGCCGGAGCGCACCGGGCCGGTCAGCCGTTCCTGGCTCACCTGGCCGCCCTGGGCGCCGGGCAGACTGTTATATTCATCCTGCTGGGCGGGACGATGGCTGCGGTGCTCAATGCCGCCTCCAACGTGCTTAACCAGATCACGGACCTTCAGAACGACCGGGTGAACAAGCCCGAGCGGATGATCCCCTCGGGAAGAATCAGCGTGGGCGCGGCGGCGCTGTATTCGGCGTTCCTGTACGCCGCGGCCCTGTGGCTGGCCTGGCTGGTGGCTCCGGGCGGGCGGCGGGAGTGTTTCACCCTGGTGGCCGTGGCAGCGGCCCTGACCTATGTCTACTCGGCGCGCCCTTTCCGCACCAAGCGCCACTGGCTCCTGGCCAACCTGACCATCGCCGTGCCGCGCGGCTGGCTGCTCAAGGTGGCGGGCTGGTCGAGCGTGGCCGCGATCGCCGGGGACATCGAGCCCTGGTACATCGGCGGAATATTTTTCCTGTTCCTTCTGGGCTCGGCCTCGACCAAGGACTACTCCGACATGGCCGGCGATAAGGCCGCGGGCTGCATCACCCTGCCGCTGCGTTTCGGGGTGCGCGCCTCGGCCTGGATGATCGCGCCCTCGTTCGTGGTCCCCTGGCTGATGATGCCGTTGGGGATAGTGGTAACGCGGCCCGGCGGCGGGCCGATCCTGTCGGGCAACCCGTATGTGCTCGTGGCCCTGGGTTTCTGGCTCGCCCTCTACGGGGCCTACACGGCCTGGCTGATCCTGCGCGACCCGGAGAGCCTGGCCGCCACCGAGAACCATCCCTCCTGGACCAACATGTACCGTCTGATGATGATGGCCCAGGTGGGCTTTGCCGTGGCCTATATAGTGTGA